The Natrinema salifodinae genome includes a window with the following:
- a CDS encoding tyrosine--tRNA ligase: MNTYELLTQNTAEVVTEQEVRKLADNPADKRVYVGYEPSGVLHLGHLLTANKLIDLQEAGMNVVVLLADVHAHLNDKGSFDEIHEMAERMKAQFVAYGLDEDKVEYVYGSDFQLEAYYSLDLYELAVSTTLNRAQRAVAELQSDETATVSHTVYPLMQVLDLEFLGIDLAVGGTDQRKVHMLAREKLPELGYETRPCLHTPILADLETGEGKMSSSEGTTISMEDSTVDLKRKIESAFCPPTRDPEEDRENPVLQLFEYYVFPRFESVTVRRSERYGGNRTYECFDDLASALETEELHPTDAKETVADYLDELIAPGREKLRDLRSK; the protein is encoded by the coding sequence ATGAATACCTACGAGTTACTTACCCAGAATACGGCGGAAGTCGTCACCGAGCAAGAGGTACGTAAACTTGCCGATAATCCGGCAGACAAACGAGTCTACGTCGGCTACGAACCGTCTGGCGTCCTTCATCTCGGCCACCTCCTGACGGCGAACAAGCTCATCGACCTTCAGGAAGCTGGAATGAACGTCGTCGTTCTGTTAGCAGACGTTCATGCACATCTCAACGACAAGGGTAGTTTCGATGAAATACACGAGATGGCGGAACGAATGAAAGCACAGTTCGTCGCATACGGCCTCGACGAAGACAAGGTCGAATACGTCTACGGGTCCGACTTCCAACTCGAAGCGTACTATTCGCTCGATCTTTACGAACTCGCTGTCTCGACGACGCTCAACCGTGCCCAGCGAGCGGTTGCCGAACTCCAAAGCGACGAAACCGCAACGGTGAGCCATACGGTGTATCCGTTGATGCAGGTACTCGATTTGGAGTTCCTCGGCATCGACCTCGCTGTCGGTGGAACCGATCAACGGAAAGTACACATGCTCGCCCGGGAAAAACTGCCGGAACTGGGATACGAGACGCGACCGTGTTTACACACGCCCATCCTCGCCGATCTCGAAACCGGCGAGGGAAAGATGTCGTCGAGCGAGGGGACGACAATCTCGATGGAAGACTCCACTGTAGATCTGAAGCGGAAGATCGAGTCGGCATTTTGTCCCCCGACTCGTGATCCTGAAGAGGACCGTGAGAACCCTGTCCTTCAGTTGTTCGAGTATTACGTGTTTCCGCGCTTCGAGTCAGTGACCGTGAGACGGTCCGAAAGGTACGGCGGAAATCGCACGTACGAGTGTTTCGATGATCTCGCGTCGGCTCTCGAAACTGAAGAACTTCATCCAACAGACGCAAAAGAGACGGTAGCGGACTATCTCGACGAGTTGATTGCCCCCGGTCGTGAGAAACTCCGCGACCTTCGGAGCAAATAA
- a CDS encoding helix-turn-helix domain-containing protein translates to MPRARVRFKPPGPQRGGPFRLSSDYPDGEFRILSAHPTEDGLLVVLEATLADPAVVLDLFESAPQSRVPSYDALHADEQTVLLQFQLPFVPSPYRALFASGNLPQFPYTIEDGWIVCELTTSHDRLSQFRDELEETGFAFEVNWVIQSVDSTDLLTDRQRRFVAEAIERGYYDTPRQCSLTDLAAALDVSKSTASVVLHSAEETIVKEFFATAVE, encoded by the coding sequence ATGCCCAGAGCGCGAGTACGATTCAAACCACCCGGACCGCAGCGTGGCGGTCCGTTCCGGTTGTCGAGCGACTATCCGGACGGTGAGTTTCGAATCCTGAGCGCCCACCCAACCGAGGACGGACTGCTCGTCGTCTTGGAAGCGACGCTGGCAGATCCGGCGGTCGTTCTCGATCTGTTCGAGAGTGCGCCGCAATCAAGGGTTCCCTCTTACGACGCCCTTCACGCCGACGAGCAGACGGTCTTGCTTCAGTTCCAACTGCCGTTCGTTCCTTCGCCGTATCGCGCACTCTTCGCCTCGGGCAATCTGCCACAATTTCCGTATACTATCGAGGACGGCTGGATTGTCTGTGAGCTCACTACCTCCCATGACCGGCTGTCGCAGTTCAGAGACGAGCTAGAAGAGACCGGATTCGCGTTCGAGGTCAACTGGGTTATCCAGTCGGTCGACTCGACCGACCTTTTAACCGACCGCCAACGCAGGTTCGTGGCCGAAGCCATCGAACGCGGGTATTACGATACTCCACGCCAGTGTTCGCTCACTGACCTCGCGGCTGCGCTTGACGTCAGCAAATCGACGGCGAGCGTCGTACTCCACAGCGCTGAAGAAACGATCGTCAAGGAATTCTTCGCTACGGCGGTCGAATAG
- a CDS encoding NRAMP family divalent metal transporter, whose amino-acid sequence MSTKNFTPVQDLAGISQKYGLAFVMVASYFGSGSVFIASQAGVMHGYTLLWAVVGAAFLGFIAQDMSARLGIHGESLMVFTREKLGRPLATTIALFLSIGCVAWTLGLVAAVGAGISFLLGGAVAWQPIAVLTTVAAIGVGLLHYDTVENMMIAMMVSLMVVYVVVALPSGADPTSVTTGFVPGTDTLDALAMAAGLLGTTALWPNFFLESILVHTKGWTSESDLPAARTDLAIGYAVGGITTIVILIAAAALLRPMGFTELESFITPGKAMVEVLGRWAMVLFVGGVIAAAFNSIIPIMWAPAYIIPQAAGYTVQKGDRLFNVLFASLTGIGVFSPLVSWWLDLSVVDMVILFPMYNGIFALPVAATLLFWAVNDREMMGEYRNTKALNVVNASLVLLAVILAALSIQDFTELITDGGF is encoded by the coding sequence ATGAGTACGAAAAACTTCACTCCGGTTCAGGATCTGGCGGGGATCTCGCAGAAGTATGGACTAGCGTTCGTGATGGTTGCCAGTTACTTCGGCTCCGGCTCGGTGTTCATTGCGAGCCAGGCTGGCGTCATGCACGGGTACACACTACTCTGGGCCGTCGTCGGAGCGGCGTTCCTCGGATTTATTGCCCAGGATATGAGCGCTCGACTGGGTATCCACGGCGAGTCGCTGATGGTGTTCACTCGCGAGAAACTGGGTCGGCCACTAGCAACGACGATCGCACTTTTCTTGTCGATCGGCTGCGTTGCCTGGACGCTCGGGCTCGTCGCTGCGGTCGGTGCTGGCATCTCGTTCCTGCTCGGAGGTGCTGTGGCGTGGCAGCCCATTGCCGTACTCACGACGGTCGCTGCGATCGGCGTCGGACTGCTCCACTACGACACCGTCGAGAACATGATGATCGCGATGATGGTCTCGCTAATGGTCGTCTACGTGGTCGTCGCCCTACCAAGCGGTGCCGACCCGACCAGTGTCACGACTGGATTCGTTCCGGGTACCGATACACTGGATGCGCTAGCAATGGCAGCAGGTCTACTCGGTACAACCGCACTATGGCCGAACTTCTTCCTGGAGTCGATTCTCGTCCATACCAAGGGCTGGACGAGCGAGAGCGACCTGCCGGCGGCTCGGACGGACCTGGCGATCGGCTATGCCGTCGGTGGGATCACGACGATCGTGATCTTGATCGCCGCGGCGGCGCTGTTGCGCCCGATGGGCTTTACCGAACTCGAGTCGTTCATCACGCCAGGCAAAGCGATGGTCGAGGTGCTCGGAAGGTGGGCGATGGTGTTATTCGTTGGCGGAGTAATTGCTGCGGCGTTCAACAGCATCATCCCGATTATGTGGGCGCCGGCGTATATTATCCCGCAGGCCGCGGGTTACACCGTTCAGAAGGGGGATCGGCTGTTCAACGTGCTGTTCGCGTCGCTGACCGGGATCGGCGTATTCTCGCCGTTGGTGAGCTGGTGGCTAGATCTCTCGGTCGTCGATATGGTGATCCTGTTTCCGATGTACAACGGAATCTTCGCGCTGCCGGTCGCGGCTACGTTGCTGTTCTGGGCGGTCAACGACCGTGAGATGATGGGTGAGTACCGCAACACCAAGGCACTAAACGTCGTCAATGCGTCGCTCGTACTCCTTGCGGTCATCTTGGCGGCCCTGTCGATTCAGGACTTTACTGAACTCATCACCGACGGCGGGTTCTAG
- a CDS encoding BGTF surface domain-containing protein has product MSLSSPVGRGWDRLALQQNRALTNRNQTNNTQHMTSETTYREKGRAVVLAALMVMSVVAMSAAFAGGVAAKQPASATNDVVYTSSDDLDGDDLWLGQEVTVGDSISQSGFEIHSGLSGSDNYVTTVKVDEGQGTFEVNPDDFETGEPYHIQTETGDTWHNVEFWVESENLNVEFTRDTVSSNDEAVPVTFESERDDQWVNVTADNLETSELERLFHKEETETNDGTVALDVSVDGSTELTADFNNADLDTGEYNITFDVTDSAASDTATVEVTDSRLDYAFADVEQTTQGEITNITVDVSESSTPVITLGGTEYGYATHAKLTNVEEEEVVVQFDTHDVHSNPWSVHEDSDAEIAESDTSVYTADGFESGDPLPSYNWDLSIGDELDSSTSDDYDLVNEHDRDRLVVQDRAAIGDVTTNTAPAADTLETLDDLEDTTVTETNTIAEGDHLIVSVEDFGAEGLVEDIANDDSVALENALTSEGIFVELTEQNSGPIGTATAWNSSTENPDAEPLDLTGITVDEYSGDLILKVDVSGDASEELQTGETYDFSFNVTQKNTYVDDEDETFGHESTISIEDREVEWDAIESLPAAEDATATGTTTVAPGTELSAEADSPTDQGGFVQVADAVVTAGDDGNHQFAAEFDLSEETPGVTFDLYVDDRYESSVSDELSDVNLTAADEPVVAIDVSGDAPSTVNVDEDATLNVTVTNNGDATETVDYHIEVNDDTVVSDELELEAGEEFTDSYEFDTSEAGDLVWNVHAGDASDSGTLTVEEESTDGTGDDSGSDDSGSDDSGSDDSGSDDSGTDDSGSDGDDGEDGTPGFGVSVAAVALLAAALLALRRDN; this is encoded by the coding sequence GTGAGCCTCTCCAGCCCGGTCGGACGTGGCTGGGATCGGCTCGCTCTCCAGCAGAACCGCGCGCTAACCAATCGAAACCAAACAAATAACACACAACATATGACAAGCGAAACGACCTACCGCGAAAAGGGACGTGCAGTCGTCCTGGCCGCGCTGATGGTCATGTCCGTTGTCGCAATGTCCGCAGCGTTTGCGGGCGGTGTGGCAGCAAAGCAACCAGCAAGTGCAACTAATGACGTAGTGTACACCTCCTCTGATGACTTAGACGGAGACGATCTTTGGCTAGGTCAAGAGGTAACTGTCGGCGATTCCATTAGCCAGTCCGGATTTGAGATCCACTCCGGTCTCTCTGGAAGCGATAACTACGTGACGACTGTCAAGGTCGATGAGGGTCAGGGTACTTTCGAGGTCAATCCTGATGACTTCGAAACCGGTGAACCGTACCACATTCAAACGGAAACCGGTGACACCTGGCACAACGTGGAATTCTGGGTTGAATCCGAGAACCTCAACGTCGAATTCACGCGTGACACCGTCAGCTCAAACGACGAAGCCGTTCCTGTTACCTTCGAGTCCGAGCGTGACGACCAGTGGGTGAACGTTACCGCTGATAATCTCGAAACGAGCGAACTCGAGCGACTCTTCCATAAGGAAGAGACCGAAACCAATGACGGTACGGTTGCGCTAGATGTCTCGGTCGACGGCTCGACGGAACTGACCGCCGACTTCAACAATGCTGACCTCGACACTGGTGAGTACAACATCACCTTCGATGTGACGGATTCGGCCGCATCCGACACTGCAACGGTCGAGGTAACTGATTCTCGCCTCGACTACGCCTTCGCTGACGTTGAGCAGACCACGCAGGGCGAGATCACCAACATCACCGTTGATGTTTCGGAGAGCAGCACCCCGGTTATTACCCTCGGTGGCACTGAATACGGATACGCTACGCACGCCAAGCTGACGAACGTCGAAGAGGAAGAAGTCGTCGTTCAGTTCGACACGCACGACGTGCACAGTAATCCGTGGAGCGTCCACGAGGATTCCGACGCTGAGATCGCTGAGAGCGACACGAGCGTCTACACCGCCGACGGGTTCGAATCTGGGGATCCGCTCCCCAGCTACAACTGGGACCTGTCGATCGGTGACGAACTTGACTCAAGCACCTCTGACGATTACGATCTCGTCAACGAACACGACCGAGATCGACTAGTCGTCCAGGACCGAGCGGCAATCGGTGACGTGACGACTAACACCGCGCCGGCAGCAGACACTCTGGAGACCCTCGACGACCTTGAGGACACCACGGTCACTGAAACGAACACGATCGCCGAAGGTGACCACCTCATCGTCAGCGTCGAAGACTTCGGCGCAGAGGGACTTGTCGAAGACATCGCGAACGATGACTCCGTTGCCCTCGAGAATGCCCTTACCAGCGAGGGTATCTTCGTGGAACTCACCGAACAGAACTCGGGCCCCATCGGCACCGCTACGGCCTGGAACTCGTCTACTGAGAACCCCGACGCCGAGCCGCTTGACCTCACCGGCATCACTGTCGATGAGTACAGTGGCGACCTCATCCTCAAAGTCGACGTCTCTGGGGATGCTTCCGAAGAGCTACAGACGGGCGAGACCTACGACTTCTCGTTCAACGTCACGCAGAAGAACACCTACGTTGACGATGAAGATGAGACATTCGGCCACGAGTCCACGATCTCGATCGAGGACCGTGAAGTCGAGTGGGACGCGATTGAGTCGCTCCCTGCTGCTGAAGACGCAACCGCAACCGGTACGACCACGGTCGCACCCGGTACGGAACTCAGCGCTGAAGCCGACTCGCCGACCGACCAGGGCGGCTTCGTTCAGGTGGCTGACGCAGTCGTCACCGCTGGCGACGACGGCAACCACCAGTTCGCCGCTGAGTTCGACCTCAGTGAGGAAACCCCTGGCGTTACCTTCGACCTCTACGTCGACGATCGCTATGAATCCTCCGTGAGCGACGAACTCTCGGATGTCAACCTCACGGCAGCTGACGAGCCTGTGGTCGCCATCGACGTCTCCGGTGACGCACCCTCGACCGTCAACGTCGACGAAGACGCGACGCTCAATGTGACCGTCACCAACAACGGCGACGCCACCGAGACCGTCGACTACCACATCGAAGTCAACGATGACACTGTTGTGAGTGACGAGCTCGAACTCGAAGCCGGTGAGGAATTCACCGACAGCTACGAGTTCGACACCAGCGAAGCTGGTGACCTCGTCTGGAACGTCCACGCGGGTGACGCCTCTGACTCCGGCACGCTGACCGTCGAAGAAGAGTCCACTGACGGCACCGGTGACGACTCCGGTTCCGACGACAGTGGCTCCGACGACAGCGGCTCGGACGACAGTGGCTCGGACGACAGTGGCACGGACGACAGTGGCTCCGACGGCGATGACGGCGAAGACGGCACCCCCGGCTTCGGTGTCAGCGTCGCTGCTGTCGCGCTGCTCGCCGCTGCGCTGCTGGCCCTGCGCCGCGACAACTAA
- a CDS encoding FAD-dependent oxidoreductase, producing the protein MSDQPRVEIYTKEDCPYCEKAKDLFDSKGIEYETYNVTGDDDRFEEMVERADGRQTAPEVFIDDELIGGWDDTSALNETGELDEKLGIATEDDDDIVEHRTLIIAGTGISGLTAAIYAGRANNDPLVIEGDEPGGQLTLTTDVANYPGFPDGIGGPELVNRMKEQATQFGAELKNGIIESVDDSTRPFRVELTNGEVYTADAVIAASGASARTLDIPGEDELMGYGLSTCATCDGAFFRGEDMLVVGGGDAAMEEATFLTKFADTVYLVHRREEFRAEDYWVDRVEEKVEEGEIEIMKNTELIEIHGSQAEGVDHATLVRNEKGHPTDRLDDPETEEFDFDVGAVFFAIGHTPNTEYLEDTDVKMDDEGYLKTTGGDGGGQTETHVPGIFGAGDVVDYHYQQAVTAAGMGSKAALDADEYLEDLERAESTAEDAEPATADD; encoded by the coding sequence ATGAGCGACCAGCCACGCGTCGAGATCTATACCAAGGAGGACTGCCCCTACTGCGAGAAGGCTAAGGACCTTTTCGACAGCAAGGGCATCGAGTACGAGACGTACAACGTCACCGGCGACGACGACCGCTTCGAGGAGATGGTCGAGCGCGCTGACGGCCGCCAGACCGCACCCGAAGTCTTCATCGACGACGAACTCATCGGCGGCTGGGACGACACCTCAGCGCTGAACGAGACGGGCGAACTCGACGAGAAGCTCGGTATCGCCACTGAAGACGACGACGATATCGTCGAACACCGAACGCTCATCATCGCCGGTACCGGCATCTCCGGGCTCACCGCCGCGATCTACGCCGGCCGCGCCAACAACGACCCGCTGGTCATCGAAGGCGACGAGCCAGGCGGCCAGCTCACCCTGACCACCGACGTCGCGAACTACCCCGGCTTCCCGGACGGCATCGGCGGCCCGGAGCTCGTCAACCGGATGAAAGAGCAGGCCACGCAGTTCGGCGCCGAGCTGAAAAACGGCATCATCGAGTCCGTCGACGACTCCACCCGTCCCTTCCGCGTCGAGCTAACCAACGGCGAGGTCTACACCGCCGACGCCGTCATCGCCGCCTCCGGCGCCAGCGCCCGCACGCTCGACATCCCCGGCGAGGACGAGCTCATGGGCTACGGGCTCTCGACCTGCGCGACCTGTGACGGCGCCTTCTTCCGCGGCGAGGACATGCTCGTCGTCGGCGGCGGCGACGCCGCCATGGAGGAGGCAACCTTCCTGACGAAGTTCGCCGACACCGTCTACCTGGTCCACCGCCGCGAGGAGTTCCGCGCGGAGGACTACTGGGTCGACCGCGTCGAGGAGAAGGTCGAGGAAGGCGAGATCGAGATCATGAAGAACACCGAACTGATCGAGATCCACGGCTCCCAGGCGGAGGGCGTCGACCACGCCACCCTCGTCCGCAACGAGAAGGGCCACCCCACCGACCGTCTGGACGACCCCGAGACCGAGGAGTTCGACTTCGACGTCGGTGCGGTCTTCTTCGCGATCGGCCACACGCCCAACACCGAGTACCTCGAAGACACCGACGTGAAGATGGACGACGAGGGCTACCTCAAGACCACCGGCGGCGACGGCGGCGGCCAGACCGAAACCCACGTCCCCGGCATCTTCGGCGCCGGCGACGTCGTCGACTACCACTACCAGCAGGCGGTAACGGCCGCCGGTATGGGTTCGAAGGCCGCGCTGGACGCCGACGAATACCTCGAGGACCTAGAGCGAGCCGAGTCGACCGCCGAGGACGCCGAGCCCGCGACCGCGGACGACTAA
- a CDS encoding DUF389 domain-containing protein → MRLLQVFVPADKRDAALEVLDDEGLDYVMTAERSARTDGDLVIFPVPTEAVDHVLTALREVGIEDDFIIVSSIETARTPRIEDLEERYVNGQAEDDSIAREEIRSRALNMTPGRLTYYAMTVLSALVATAGLLLDSPAIVVGSMVIAPQVSAALTGTVGLVLDDRSMVRDGLSSLVLGLVVAITSAFAFAWLVRFSGAIPSTIDITAIVQVQNRISPGLLALVVGVCAGAAGAFGLATAIPVSLVGVMIAVALIPAAAAVGIGLAWSHATVALGAAVLVAVNAASILLAGLAVFWYLGYRPDGWTRGTLRGNVSRDWIGTLAVVLVLGTVVVSGATVVLGHHVGFENDVNDEVRTVVDEEEYAALELVEVRTAFNDGGVVSDEAAVTVVVQRPADQPYPTLTETLERRLEERTDRDVVVSIEFVEGGTTADDGPGPSQ, encoded by the coding sequence GTGCGATTGCTCCAGGTGTTCGTCCCGGCCGACAAGCGTGATGCAGCGCTCGAGGTGCTCGACGACGAGGGTCTCGACTACGTGATGACCGCCGAGCGCAGCGCCCGGACCGACGGCGATCTGGTCATCTTTCCGGTGCCGACCGAGGCCGTCGACCACGTGCTGACGGCGCTGCGTGAGGTCGGGATCGAGGACGATTTCATCATCGTCTCCTCGATCGAGACGGCCCGCACGCCCCGGATCGAAGACCTCGAGGAGCGATACGTCAACGGCCAGGCGGAGGACGACAGCATCGCCCGTGAGGAGATCCGGAGCCGCGCGTTAAACATGACGCCGGGACGGCTCACCTACTACGCGATGACCGTCCTGAGCGCGCTGGTCGCGACGGCGGGCCTGCTGCTCGACTCGCCGGCGATCGTCGTCGGCTCGATGGTGATCGCCCCGCAGGTCAGCGCCGCGCTCACCGGCACCGTCGGACTCGTCCTCGACGATCGAAGCATGGTCCGCGACGGCCTGTCGTCGCTCGTACTCGGCCTCGTCGTCGCCATCACCAGCGCCTTCGCGTTCGCCTGGCTCGTGCGCTTTAGCGGCGCCATCCCCTCGACGATCGATATCACGGCCATCGTCCAGGTTCAAAACAGGATCTCGCCCGGCTTGCTCGCGCTCGTCGTCGGCGTCTGCGCCGGGGCCGCGGGCGCGTTCGGCCTGGCGACCGCGATTCCCGTCTCGCTGGTCGGCGTGATGATCGCCGTGGCCCTGATCCCGGCCGCGGCCGCCGTGGGAATCGGCCTGGCCTGGAGTCACGCGACCGTCGCCCTCGGCGCCGCCGTTCTGGTCGCGGTCAACGCCGCGTCGATCCTTCTGGCGGGACTTGCCGTCTTCTGGTATCTCGGCTACCGGCCGGACGGCTGGACCCGCGGGACGCTCCGCGGCAACGTCTCCAGAGACTGGATCGGCACGCTCGCCGTCGTGCTCGTTCTCGGCACGGTCGTCGTCAGCGGCGCCACCGTCGTCCTCGGCCACCACGTCGGCTTCGAGAACGACGTCAACGACGAGGTCAGGACCGTCGTAGACGAGGAGGAGTACGCCGCCCTCGAACTCGTCGAAGTCCGCACCGCGTTCAACGACGGCGGCGTCGTGAGCGACGAGGCCGCCGTCACCGTCGTCGTCCAGCGGCCCGCGGACCAACCGTATCCGACGCTCACGGAGACGCTCGAGCGCCGCCTCGAGGAGCGCACCGACCGAGATGTGGTAGTATCCATCGAATTTGTGGAGGGCGGAACGACCGCGGACGACGGCCCCGGTCCGTCACAGTAA
- a CDS encoding DUF357 domain-containing protein, translated as MAADLDEKTDRYGELLAQALEEATIAPPEGTPMAEAAADCYEMAASYLEDGNHFREQEDLVNALASFSYGHAWLDAGARVGLFDVPRDGHLFTVE; from the coding sequence ATGGCCGCCGATCTCGATGAGAAGACCGACCGATACGGGGAGTTACTCGCGCAAGCGCTCGAAGAAGCGACGATCGCGCCGCCGGAGGGCACGCCGATGGCGGAGGCAGCCGCCGACTGCTACGAGATGGCCGCCTCCTACCTCGAGGACGGGAACCACTTCCGAGAGCAAGAGGACCTCGTCAACGCCCTGGCGTCTTTCTCCTACGGCCACGCCTGGCTCGACGCGGGCGCCCGGGTTGGACTGTTCGACGTCCCCCGAGACGGGCACCTCTTTACCGTCGAGTAG
- a CDS encoding transcription initiation factor IIB, whose translation MPDQNIRTYTNERTSETEEEETTAVSDEREQCPECGGRLVSDDEHAETVCEDCGLVVEEDEIDRGPEWRAFDAAEKDEKSRVGAPTTNMMHDQGLSTNIGWQDKDAYGRALSSRQRQKMQRLRTWNERFRTRDSKERNLKQALGEIDRMASALGLPENVRETASVIYRRALEEDLLPGRSIEGVATASLYAAARQAGTPRSLDEISAVSRVEKMELTRTYRYIIRELGLEVKPADPEHYVPRFVSDLDLSDETERMARELLESARQEGVHSGKSPVGLAAAAVYAAALLTNEKVTQNEVSEVASISEVTIRNRYKELLEASDTAAPA comes from the coding sequence ATGCCTGACCAGAACATCCGAACCTATACGAACGAGCGAACGAGCGAAACCGAGGAGGAAGAAACCACAGCGGTATCCGACGAGCGGGAGCAATGTCCCGAGTGCGGCGGCCGTCTGGTCTCGGACGATGAGCACGCCGAGACGGTCTGTGAGGACTGTGGCCTGGTCGTCGAGGAAGACGAGATCGACCGCGGCCCCGAATGGCGTGCGTTCGACGCCGCCGAGAAGGACGAGAAGTCCCGCGTCGGCGCTCCGACGACGAACATGATGCACGACCAGGGGCTCTCGACGAACATCGGCTGGCAGGACAAGGACGCCTACGGCCGCGCGCTCTCGAGCCGCCAGCGCCAGAAGATGCAGCGCCTGCGCACCTGGAACGAGCGGTTCCGCACCCGCGACTCCAAGGAGCGCAACCTCAAGCAGGCTCTGGGGGAGATCGACCGGATGGCCTCCGCGCTCGGCCTGCCGGAGAACGTCCGCGAGACCGCCAGCGTCATCTATCGGCGCGCGCTCGAGGAGGATCTCCTCCCGGGCCGCTCGATCGAGGGCGTCGCCACGGCGTCGCTGTACGCCGCGGCCCGCCAGGCGGGCACGCCGCGGAGCCTCGACGAGATCTCGGCCGTCTCCCGCGTCGAGAAGATGGAACTGACCCGCACGTACCGGTACATCATCCGCGAACTCGGCCTCGAAGTCAAGCCGGCCGATCCGGAACACTACGTGCCGCGGTTCGTCAGCGATCTCGACCTCTCGGACGAAACCGAGCGGATGGCCCGCGAACTGCTCGAGTCGGCACGTCAGGAGGGCGTCCACAGCGGCAAGTCGCCGGTCGGCCTCGCGGCCGCCGCGGTCTACGCCGCCGCCCTGCTGACCAACGAGAAGGTAACTCAGAACGAGGTCAGCGAAGTCGCGAGCATCTCGGAAGTCACCATTCGGAACCGGTACAAGGAGCTGCTCGAGGCCTCCGACACGGCCGCACCTGCGTAA
- a CDS encoding DUF7836 family putative zinc-binding protein, protein MDETTVRLLCPECAKDWQVSPGELPMAAEMFHCPNCHASRRTAEFMRTDRDLQTLKQLG, encoded by the coding sequence ATGGACGAAACGACCGTCCGACTGTTGTGCCCCGAATGTGCGAAAGATTGGCAGGTTTCTCCGGGCGAACTTCCGATGGCCGCCGAGATGTTTCACTGTCCGAACTGTCACGCGTCGCGTCGGACTGCCGAGTTCATGCGGACGGACCGTGATCTTCAGACGTTGAAACAACTCGGTTGA